The genomic segment CCTCGGCGCCAATTGGCTCCTCGATGGATCGCTCTCGGGTGACGGAGGCCTCTCAGCTCTGGGCCTCGCCCTGGGAAGCGTGGCGCTGGCCGGCATCTTCAACTGGTTTCGCCCCAAGCCCGATTCCGAGAATTTCGATCAAGACTCACTCTCCAATCCCGGTCCCTTCTACTTCCGCTTGAATTGGAATCCAGAGGCCAGTGTCTATCGCCAAGGAAATGGCCTCCAGGCCGGCAACGTCGAAGTCGTGAATTTCCACGAGAGCGGCATCCCCAAAACGCTCACCCTCAAGTCGGCCCAGCAAATCGGGCAAGCCGAGCTGCCGGCCGAGACCCTGCTTTCTTTCACCGCTTCCGGCCGCTTACTGGCAATCACCCTGATGGGCCCCACCGAAATCGCGGGGATGCACTTGGGCTCCGGGGATCGACTTTATTTCGATGAAGCCGGTTATCTCGATAGCTTGGTGCTTCGGCAGGATCGAGTCCTCCAGGGCTACGCGGTGGCGAAGGATTTCCCGATCAGCTTTTATCCGAACGGGAAAATGCGGTACTTCATCCGACGAGAGGGCATTAAAAAGAACTCGGCGACGACCCTGGACGAGAGGGGGAAGATTGACCGGAAATCCTGGTTTTCGCCGGTCTTCGCACTCATTTCGGAGATTGCCCGTTATTCCTGGCGAAACCGGAATCAATCCTTGACTGTGATGGCCACGACCTTTGTTGTCACCAAGATGTTCGATGAAGGGCCTCTCACTTGGGTCCTAAGCACGGCGTTATTGCTTTCGTACCAGGCGATGGTCCAGCGAAAGGGCAGAGTAAGGAAGGAAGCCGCCGCCTCGCTGGAGCCGACGAGGATCTCAACTCAGGGGAGAGTCCATGTCCAGGCCAAAAAGGCTTCGGAAAGCCCGGAGCTTGAATCTCGCGCCGAAGAAGAGACCCAAGCTGAAGAAGTGGCCCAAGCTGAAGAAGAAGCCCAAGCCGAGGAAGAGGCCAAGGAGAAAAAGTCGCGGCGGACCCCGGAGGGCGGCAAGCTCCACGCCGCCGCGGCGCCGGCCTTGCTCGGCCTCGACATGCTCCTCCACGGCCAGCCCACCGCGGCCGGCCTCCTGGTCACCGGCCTTGCCGCGGCCGCCGGCGTCCTCGGCATGGCGGCCAATTCACCGTATCGTTTGCCCAGCGGAGAATCTTCGAAATGGAAAGCCCTCTTAGGATCCTTGACCGAGGTCAAGTTCAACCGTCTTCAGGGGACGATGAGTGGGGTCTTGGCCGCACCTCAAAGCTTGAATCGGATCGAGTGGCCGAAGGGCACGCGCTTCATACTTAGCGGCATCCACGGCCAAGCGATGCCGATTCTGGATACCGCCATCGCGCCCTTCGATATGGAAATTCAAGGGGTGGTCTGCAAAAAGGCCCGGCCGATACGATTTTTTCCGAGCGGGGCTTTGCAATCTTTCGTCGGACCGAAGCCGTGGGAAGCGACCTCCCATTCCCAGGTAGAGTTGATAAAAAAACTAGATAGCCCCGGGTTCTTTTCCGACGGAGTTGAAATCAGGCTGAACGAAATGGGCGAGGTCGTCGATTTGAATTCGCCCTCTTTCGTGGAAGAGGTTTTGCATTATTCTCTTCCTCTCTCCCTTATGCTCGGTTTGAGCGGCTGTTTGGTGGGAATAGCGACCGGCGGTTGGCCCGGCTTGGCGACCATGGGAGCTTTGCTTTTCGGTCTTCATCGTCTCGATAAAAGTCTCAATAATCGGATGATCAATAGAGTCCGCGATCTGCCGCTCATCCCCAATCCGCAAGATCGATGGCGCGTCGAAGCGAAGCAGGAAAAGCCGGGACAGGAGGTCATCGAAGCGGAGTTACAAGCCGATGAGGAAGCCGAGGCTGAGGTTGAAACTTCAGGCCCCTCAACCAAAGCCAAGAGCGACGGCCGGCTCCACGCCGCCGCGGCTCCCGCTTTGCTCGGCCTCGACATGCTCCTCCACGGCCAGCCCACCGCGGCCGGCCTCCTCGTCACCGGCCTTGCCGCGGCCGCCGGCGTCCTCGGCATGGTCCGCCTCGTCCACTCGAGGAAATCGCTGCTTGATCGGCCCGGCCCGGCCGAGCCGCTGGAGGGCCAAGCGATCCAAGTCGATCAAATCAACACCGCCACGCTCCTCGACAGCTTCAAGGTCGATCCGGAAGTAGGCAGCCCCCGGGTTCCGCTCAAGTTGGCCTTGAGCCGGGATCCGGCCGATGACGTTTACCTGAGCGACAATTTGAGCGCCGCCTGGGTGCAAGGCGCCTTAGGGGTTTTCAAGGATTTGTTTCAAGAAAAGGCGGCCGCCAGAAAATTTCCCCGACGCCATTTGCGATCCAAAGATGAGGCGCGCTTCATTCCCGCCACCGAAAATGATTGGAGCATCACCCACCACGCGGACCGAGCCTTCGTTCTGAACAAAGCGACTCCCCAGGCCGAAAAGGCTGTCCGATTCCAGAAAGGGAACAGCCAATCCTTGCCCTATTTGGCGGTTCATGAGGCGAGCTTGAAAGAGGATTCCAAATTTCGTGCCGCCCAGATCGTCAATTTCTTCGAGCCGGGCCAGCCTCAGACCCGGACCTACGTCTTCTCTTGGATCGGCGGCCGGGCGATCGACGCGATTTGCGCCCAATTGGGCCTCCCCATTCAGGGGCGCGAAAATCTGCTGAAAGGCTTGGCTCAATTCATCTTCGAGTCCGATCTCTATACCCCCGAAGAGCTGGGCGGGCCGCTTCAAGATCAATCCAATACCGAGGACGCCGCCCTCTACCGGATATACAAAGCCTATGAGCAGGGAACCGAAGAGGATTCCTTTTACCGGATTTGGCACCCGCCCTCGCCTTTAGGCATCCTGACCCACGAAATGGACCACTACGAAAAGGACCATGTCGTCCGGATCATTTTGGAGCAGGGGGGAATCGAGCGCTTCGAGGGGGCCATGCCGCTGGGTCCGGCTTGGATGAACTTCCTCAATCCCTTCCTCCGCGGCGAATGGCGCTAGGGCCCGGGGTTCCCGTCGCCGTCGGCATCGGGATCGTCGGAGTTGGGAATCCCGTCATGATCGAAGTCGCTGGAAGCTCCGATGTCATTGGCCGGAAAGGCCAGGTCGCCGTCGATCTGGATGAAGCCCAAGTCGAGCGGCCGAGCGGAGTCGTCGATCAGGAAGACGAACTGAGGATTGGCCGGATCGTCGTTGGCGACGAGCCGAGCCACCAAAGCCGAATCCTTTTCAAAGGACATGGTGTAAGTCTGGCCGGGCGTGACGTTGACCAGGAAGGAGCAGTCGGAGCGCAGCGGCACCGCGAAGTCCCGGCCGGCTTGGTCGACCGCCGTCGCGGTGTCGACCGAGCAGGAAGGCACCACGCCGCTGATCTCGGTCATCGGATTTTCGGGATCGCCGCCTCCGCCGCCGCCGAAGCAGCCGCCGAGACCGATTGTCATTGCCAACAACAGACCGGGAATTTTTCGCATTATCTCTCCTCGATTAACGTCGCCGGCGGAAGAAAAGGGCCACCGCCGAAATAGGAATCAAAAGCGCGAACCAAAGACCGCGGCCGAGGGCGGCTCCGCCGCCCAGCGCGCAGCCACCGCTGCCACCGCCACCTTGGCCGCTGCCGATCAATTGAACGACGGTGGGGATCGCGGAGTCGGTCTCAACCTGAAGGTTGGCATTGAGCTCGCCTTCGGCGCCGGGGCCAAAGGCCACGGCCAAGCTGCAGCTTTCGCCGGGGTTCAGGCTGAAGCTCGAGCTTCCGCAGGGATTCTCTCCGGCACTCAGGTCGAGCTCATAATTGGCCGAATCGGAGAGCTGAAAGCCGCTGATGGCTACAGCCATCGCGCCGGTATTGCTGAGGCTCAGCCCCTGGCTTTCCTCCTCGCCGATGCTGACGAAGCCGAAGTCGAGAGTGGCCGGATCGGCCGTCAGCAGGGGTTGAGCTTCAAAAGCCCCCATATCGACTTGCCCATTGAAGACCCGAGGATTGCCGGCCAGGTCGAGGTCGGGCAGGCCGGGAGCCTCGGTATCACCGGTGTCGAGGGCCGGTGAGTCCGGCCCCAGCTGGAAGTTTCCGGCTTCGGGGTTGACGAAGAGCGGGTCGGCGCCGATGTTCTTACCCAGGCTCAGGCCGGCGACCGAGGTCGGGTCGCAATTGGCCGGCGGCGGTCCAAAGCAAGCCTGGCTGAAATCGTTGTTGAAGAGCTGAATGCCTGGAAAGACGAAGTCGACGAGCAAGTCGTTGCCGGTATTGGCTGGCGCCGCCGAATTGCCGAAAAGGATGTTGTTGTAGATGTTCGCCGCGACCATCCCCGCGACCGGCGTGAGGAGGACGCCCCCGCCGCCGACGCCGTCATTAGCCACGACCGAGTTGCCGACGATGGTATTGTTGACGAGGGTCAGGGTTTCGGCGGCGCTGACGATGGAAAATCCGCCGCCTTGGGCAGCGGCCGAGTTCCCAAATACCAAATTGTTGACGATCCGAAGCTCTCCGCTGCCGTTTTGCTGAATCTGAGCGCCACCGTTGTCGGCCTGATCGTTGACGTTGTTGGCGAGGATGTTGCTCTCTAAGGTCAGGATTCCATTTTCACTGTTTTGGATTTGGATGCCGGTGGCGAAACTTCCCGAATTGCCGGAGATCGTGTTGTTTTGAAGCGTCGTCGCGCCGTTGCCACTACCGACATTGGTGATGAGAATACCGCCGACGAATCCGGCGGAATTGACGTTGTTCGAAATGGTGTTTTCTTCGAGCAGAATGTCGCCTTCGCCGCCGTTGAAGATTTGGCAGCCATTGGCCAAGTCGGAAGAATTGCCGGTGATGACGTTGGACCGGACGGTGATGTCGCTGTTGCCGATGCTCTGAATCTGGGCGCCGCCGGTATTGGTCGCATCGAGGTTCTGGTTATCGGCGATGGTGTTGCCCTCGAGGAGCATGCTGGCGCCGGCCGAAGCTGACAGGTAGATGCCGTTCACGACGTCGCCGGCGTTGTTGCGGACCTCGTTGCTCTTAGCTTCGATCGAGGTGGTAACGCCGTGAGAGGTCATGATGGCGCCGCCCATGAGCCCGAAGCCGCTGGAGATGGAGTTGCCGATGACGAGGTTCTCGTTGAATTGGATGTTTCCGTTGGTGGCCAGCTGAATGCCGCCGACATTGCCGCCGGTATTGTCTTGGATACTACAGCCGGCGACGGTCTGATCGGAAGCGCCGGAAGCGATCATCGAGGCGCCGCCGGCCGCACCGCCCTCGAGGTTGTTGACGATCACGCAGTCGGTCAGGCTTTGATCGCCTTCGACGCCTTGGACTTCGAGGCCGGCGACATCGCCGAATCGGCCGTTACGAATGGTCAGTCCCGAGATTTGGAAGGAGGCCGTGGTTCCGCTGCTGATGAGCTCCAGAACTTGGCGGGCCACGTTGCCGTCCAAGATCGAGGAGCCGGGGCCGGCGCCGGCGATGGTGAGGGACCCGTTGTTGCTCGAGTTATAGGTGAAGGTCGCATTCCCGTTGTCGCTGGTAAAATAGGTGGTGCCGGCCTGAAGATTGATGACGTCGTCCTCGGCGCTGGCGGCCGCGGTGGTCAGGGCGGTTTGCAGCTCGGCCGCGGTGGTCGGCGCGAAAACCGCGGCTGAGGCCGCGATCGGGGTCAGGAAAGCCGGGACTAGAAGCAGGAAGACGGGACGGGACATAGGGACCTCCTGGGGCGATTTGAAGGCCTGGGAACTTTAAGGTGCTTTCAGGACCGCGTCTAACCTATTTTTTGGCCCCTTCAGCGGACCTCATAGACGTGGTCCTTGTCGTCGTACTTGAATTTCAGGTGGAGGACCGGCGCTTCCTTGGCGTCCTTCGGCAAGTCGAAGAGCATCGAGTAGCCGCCGGTGCCCTTGAAGTTCCGGTTCTTGGAGTAGGAGTAGCTCTTTTCCATCACCGTCACCTCGCGGCCGCCCTTGTCGTCGGAGAAAACCGGCGGGAAGTCCTCGGCGAAGGCGATGGGCGCGACCTTCTCGTCGCCGACCTTGACGTAGTTGTCGGCGAGATTGGGGCTGTCGTGGAAGAACATGAAGAGCGTCGATCCGGTCTCGGGAAAGTTGAAAATCACGTCGACCGCATAGGGCTTGCCGTTGACCTTGGCGCCCGCGAAGCTGGTTTTGCCCTTGAGCACTTTGAAGCTGCCGTCGGGCAAAGCGACGCTCTTGCCGTAGGCCAGGGGAGTTCCCGGCGCCTCTTCCTCCTCGGCGAAGCTGCCCGAGCTCTGTTGGTCGACCTTCCACTGGCCGCCTTCCTTGACCAAGGTGACCTTCATCTTCTCGGGTCCCGGCTTGGCCTTGGGGTCGCCCATCGAGAAGAAATCCAGCGCGATGGCGTCGATCTTGAGGGTGGCCTTTTTTCCGTCCTTGGAGATTTCGCTGCTCTTGACCGTGTAGGACTTGGGCGCCAAGGCTTTCATCAGCTTTTGAACTTCGGCCTTCTGCTCGGGCGTCTTCACGTCCCGGTGGTATTCCTTGACCTTCTCGGCGGTGGAGAGGGCCAGCAGGCCGTCGACGTCGCCGGCCTTCGAAACCTCGACCCATTGGGCATAGGCGGCTTCGGGGGTGTTTTGGGCGAAAAGCGGGCTGGATAGCGAAAGGGCGAGGGCGAGAAAGCCGGCGGAAAGAAGGCGGCGCATGGGGATCTCCTTATATAAGGCCAAGGGCCGAGCCTGCCGATGGGTGCCCCCTGCTACCAGTTGACAGGGCGAAAGGGAAGCGGCTAGAAGCCCCGCATGATGAACACTCAAAACGCGCTTTCCGCCGCGAAAAACCTGCTCGAGCACGTCACCCGCCACCTGGCCCAAAAGGCCTCCGAAGGCAAAGAGATCTCCACCGCCAAGCTCGACACTTTCCAAACCACCGCCTACGACCTGGCCTGGGTCGCTTCCGAGGTCTATGCCGCCGAGCAGATCCTGGCCTATGCCGCCAAGAGCGACGGCGAGTTGGAAAAATCGCTGGCCGAGTATTTCACCGCCGAGACCGTCGCCCATTTTTCGGAAAAGGTCAGCTTCCGCTTCCACGAATGGGGCGTCGACGAAAAGAAGCTCACCGAGACGATCTGGAAGCCCGAGCTCACCAAGGAAGTCGAGAAGGTCCTGGCCACCGAGAACGTCGCCCGCATCGCCCAGCTGATCAAGAAGGCCAACGGCGGCGGAACTTACGGCCTCGACGAGAACCACCAGATGTTCCGCGAGACCTTCAAGAAGTTCGCCGAGGACAAGGTCATGCCGCTGGCCGAGAAGGTCCACCGCCACGACCATCTCATTCCGCAGGAAATCATCGACGGCTTGAAGGAGCTGGGCTGCTTCGGTCTCTCGATCCCCCAGCAATTCGGCGGCTTCCAGGACGACGCCAAGCCCGACAACACCGGCATGTGCGTGGTCACCGAGGAACTGTCCCGCGGCTCGCTCGGCTTGGCCGGCAGCCTCATCACCCGGCCCGAGATTCTCTCCAAGGCCATCTTGAAGGGCGGCACCGAGGAGCAGAAGAACAAATGGCTGCCGCTCTTGGCCAGCGGCGAGCGGATGGCCGGCGTCGCCGTCACCGAGCCCGATTTCGGCAGCGATGTCGCCGGGATGAAGGTCACGGCCAAACCCAAGGAATCCAGCGGCCAGAAGGGTTGGGTCATCAACGGCGTCAAGACCTGGTGCACCTTCGCCGGTTACGCCGACTCCTTGATGGTGCTTTGCCGCACCGATCCCGACATGTCGAAGAAGCATCGCGGCATGTCGATCCTGATCGCCGAGAAGCCCCGCTTCGACGGCCACGAGTTCAAGTACGACCAGCCCGAGCACGGCGGCCACATCGAGGGCAAGGCCATCCCGACCATCGGTTACCGTGGCATGCACTCCTATGAGGTCGCCTTCGAGAATTATTGGGTGCCTTACGAAAACCTGATCGGCGGCGAGGCCGGCCTTGGCAAGGGCTTCTATCTGCAGATGGAAGGCTTTGCCGGCGGGCGCTTGCAGACCGCGGCCCGGGCGCTGGGCGTGATGCAGGCGGCCTTCGAGGCGGCGCTGCGCTATTCCGACGAGCGCAAGGTCTTCGGCAAGCCGATCTTCGAATACGGCATGACCCAATGGAAGCTGGTCCGGATGGCGGCGCTGATCCAGGCCGCCCGCCAGGCGACCTACCACGCTTGCCAATTGATGGACGAGCACAAGGGCCAGATGGAAGCTTCGCTGGTCAAGTTCTACGCCTCCAAGATCAGCGAGTGGATCGCCCGCGAGGCTCTCCAGATCCACGGCGGCTACGGTTACGCCGAGGAGTACGCGGTCAGCCGCTACTACGTCGACGCCCGGGTCTTCTCGATCTTCGAGGGCGCCGAGGAAGTCCTGGCCCTTCGGGTCATCGCGCCGGCTTTGCTGAAGCAATATTTATAGTCATCCTGAGCGAAGCGAAGGATCTGCGACCTGCCAAGGTTTTTTGAGAGCTCTAAGCCCCTTCGTGTTTTCGGACTACCATCAGAGATGCGAAGGCACTCAGTAGCCCAAATTTACTTGGCCAGTCGCAGATCCTTCGTCCCCCCAGTCTCACTCGAACCTGGCGGCGTTCGACTGGGGCCCCCGCTCCTCAGGATGACCCCTCACTCGTAGATCAACCGCTTGGCCTTGCCCTCGCTGCAGGGCAGGTGGGAAGCCCGGACGCCGGTCACTCGCATCTTCAAGCCGAAGCGCTGTTGCAGCTCCTCGGTCACCTTGGCCTCGACGGCCTCGGTGCGGGCCCGGCTGCGCAACACCTCCTCGACCAATTGAGCCTTGAGCACCCAGGGCGATTCCTGGGCCGCCAAATCGGAGGTCGCCACGACTTGATAATTAGGCTGGACCCCTTCGGTTTCGAGGAGGACTTGCTCGATCTGGGAAAGGAAGACTTGGCCGTCGCCGATCCTCAGTTGGTCGTCGGCTCGGCCCCAAATCCGCTCGATCCGGCGGGAGCTGCGGCCGCAGGCGCAGGGCTCCTCGATCAGGCGGGTGCGGTCGCGGGTCCGGTAGCGCAGGACCGGCATCGCTTCCTTGGTCAGGGAAGTCAGCACCAGCTCGCCATAGGAGCCGGGCGGAAGCGGCTCGCCGCTGACCGGGTCCACGATTTCGGGAAGGAAGTGATCCTCGAAAACGTGCATGCCGCCGCCCTCAGGGCATTCCTGGGCGACGCCCGGCCCGATCACTTCGCTCAACCCGTAGGTGTCGAAGGCGCGGACGCCGAGGCCTTGCTCCAGCCTGGCCCGCAAGGCCTCGCTCCAAAATTCGCCGCCGAAGATCCCGGCTTTCAGGGAGAGGGGGCGATGTCCGAGATCGCCGGCGATTTCTTGGAGAAGGGTTGCGGCGAAGCTGGGAGTGCAGAGCAAGACCTCGGTTCCGAGCTCGCGCATCCAAAGAAGCTGTTTTTCGGCATGGCCGTTGGAGGCCGGGATGACCGTCGCGCCGAGGCGCTCGGCGCCGTATTGAAAACCCGAGCCGCCGGTGAACATGCCGTAGCCGTAGGCGATTTGGACCACGGTGCCGGCACGGACTCCGGCCGCCGCCAGGACCCGAGCCATCAGCTCGCTCCATAGCTCGAGGTCCTTGCGGCTGTAGGCCGTCAAGGTCGGACGTCCGGTGGTGCCGGAAGAAGCGTGAACCCGGGCCACTTGGTCGCGCGGCAGTGCCAATAGGCCGTAGGGATAATGCTCGCGAAGGTCCTCCTTGGTCGTGAAGGGAATCGCCGGCAGGTCGGCCAAGCCCCGAAATTTTTCGGGCTCGAATCCCGCCGTCCACAACCGGGCCTTGTAGAAGGGCACGCGATGAGCGACCCGGTGGAGCAGCTCTGCCAATCGCTCTTCCTGGAGTTGGCGGAGGCGAGCGCGCGGCAGGCACTCCCGCTCCGGATCCCCGACGTAGGAATCCTTGGAAAAATTCTCCATGCTAGTTCCCCTTGTAGCTGAAGGAAGGCGGGGGAATTCCCCGAGAGGGCTTTCGCCAAACCGTCTTTTCTCCGCAATGGCCCCGGCTTTCCAACCAACGGCTGTAATCGGCGTAATACTGGTAAAGATCGTCGATATTCTGGACGTCGAAGCCATTGTAGGCGGTCCCTTCGGGGCCCAAGAGGCGCTGGACCAGCTCAAGGAAGGGGCCGTAAGGGGCTTGGGGCGCGACGAACATCTGGCGCAGCCGGGCTCCGGTGCCGTCCTTGTAGGTGAGGACCGGGGTCATGAAGTTCCAGCCCTGCGATTTCAGCTCGCCGTGCAAGGCCTCCATGTCGGCCTCGGGATTGATGTTGTAGGCGACGTGCTGGACCCCTTCGCCGTAGCGGCGGACGAATTCGTTGATCGGCGAGGCCGGATCTTCGCTGACCGACAGCCCGGTCATGGTCTCCCAGGGGTACTCGGCGGTTTTGCCGCTGACCAGCGCGATGTGCGAGGCCGGATACTTCAGCGTTTGGAGGCGGACCAGCTCGTCGAAGCCGAAAATCCTCCATTGCTGCAGAAATCGCTCCTCCGATTCGAAAGCGCTGACATAGGTGACGTGATCGATGTGACGAATGGCTTTGAGGCAATCGTTCGCCGCTGAGAATTCCATACCCTTCCTTCTAACCCCGATGCTCGGCAAAATTTGGAAGAAGGGACGCTCGCTGTCAAGCCGGCCCGGTGCCGGCACGGCCGGCGCGGCGGAAAAATTTGCGCGACAATGCGACGGGAAAGCCAGGATTGGCGCACGTTTCCCGGCACTAATTGCCGCGAGCGAAATCTCTATCCGCGGCTCGGATTTTTTTCGGTCGTTTGCGGGCTGGCGAGGCCTTCCGGAAAAATCGGCTCGGCTCGGGCCGGCGACTTGTCCGGCAAATCCCTACTTCTAAAGCTCCGGGCTCCAGCGGATGGCCTCTCGGGTGAGCTCGCTCAAGGTTTCGATGTCGAGCTTCTTCTTGATCCGGGAGCAATAGGTGTCGATGGTTTTTCTCTCCAAGGAAAGCTTTTCCGCGATTTGCCGGATGTTCAGTCCGGAGCCGATGAGCCGGAAGATCTGAAGCTCGCGATCGCTCAGCTTGCAAAATTGGTCATCGCTGCCGGCTTTTTTGTCCTCGCCATAATAATAGAGCATGCGCTTGAGGATTTGGGGGCTGAGGTAGGTCTTGCCCTCCAGCACCCGGCGAAGTGCGGTTAGGATCTGGGCGGGGGCTTCTTGCTTGAGGAGATAGCCGTTGGCTCCGGCTCGCATGGCCCGATGGGCGAACATGGCGTCATTCCGGTTGGAAAATATTAAAATCCCGGAGCGGGGGCTCTTCTCCAATATTTTGGGGATGAGGTCGACGGTGATGACGTCGTCGAGCAGCAGCTCGATGAGGACGATCCGCGGCTGAAGCCGTGCGGCCGATTCCAAGGCTTGAGCCGAGTTTCCGGCCTCGCCGGCAATTTTAAAATGCTTGCTGCCGTTGATGAGGGCGGCGACCCCATGGCGGACAATCGGCTGCGAATCCACCAGCAGCACGGTGGCTTTACCCGTTTCCATGTTTGTTTGGGGGCCGAGCCTTTGTCCCCGCTATATCCTGAATTTATTAACCCGGGGTTTTTCTCGCATTAATTCCGGGCCTTGTCAACGTGGGTGGCGCTTGGGTGCCGGCTCTTTTTTAGCCTTTACATCGACTTTTTCGCTCTGCTAGCGACCGGAGTCTCATCCGTAGAAAGGATCTTCCATGTCGCTCAACATTCCGTATCCCCAGTTCAAAGAAAGCGCTCCCGGCCAAGCCGCCAATTTGGAGAAGGTGAAATATCCCCAATACGGCCGGGTTTTGGAAGACTTCAAGCCGGGGGCGGTGTTCTGCCATCCCCGGGGCGTGACGATTTATCCGGCCTTCGCGGTCGAGTTCGCCACCACCTTCATGGAGACCAACCCGCTCTACACCAACGCCGAGTTCGCCAAGGCCCACGGCTTTCGCGACTTGGTCGTTTCGCCCTTGATGGTGATGAACGTCGCGCTTTCGCTCGGCGTCCAGAACGACTCCGAGAAGGCCATCGCCAACCTCGGCTATTATAATGTTTGCTTCGTCAAGCCGGTCTATCCCGGCGATACCCTCCGCTCCTTGACCAAGGTGCTCGACGTCAAGGCCAAGGAAGGCAAGCCCGGCATCGTCACCATCCGCACCATCGCGCTCAACCAAAAGAACGAGCTGGTCCTGCAGTACGACCGCAAGATCATGGTCGCCGCCGCCGGCAAGGAAAGCGAGCCGACCACCGTCGCCGGCCAGCCTTTCCCGGAGCAGGCCGAGCCGAGCGTCGAGATCCCGGCCGCTGCCGGCGCCTATCCGACCAACCTCACCGGGGTCGGCAGCTATTTCGAGAACTTCACCGTCGGCGACATCATCGTCCATGCCAACGGCCGGACCATCACCGACGAGCATTTCCCCTGGACCTACCGCGTGATGAATACTCACCCGCTCCACTATGACCGGCTCTACTCGACCGCCCGCAGCGGCGCGATGAGCGGCGAGCCCATCGTCTACGGCGGCTTGGTCTTTGCTTGGCTCGCCGGCTTGGCCAGCCGC from the bacterium genome contains:
- a CDS encoding phenylacetate--CoA ligase; protein product: MENFSKDSYVGDPERECLPRARLRQLQEERLAELLHRVAHRVPFYKARLWTAGFEPEKFRGLADLPAIPFTTKEDLREHYPYGLLALPRDQVARVHASSGTTGRPTLTAYSRKDLELWSELMARVLAAAGVRAGTVVQIAYGYGMFTGGSGFQYGAERLGATVIPASNGHAEKQLLWMRELGTEVLLCTPSFAATLLQEIAGDLGHRPLSLKAGIFGGEFWSEALRARLEQGLGVRAFDTYGLSEVIGPGVAQECPEGGGMHVFEDHFLPEIVDPVSGEPLPPGSYGELVLTSLTKEAMPVLRYRTRDRTRLIEEPCACGRSSRRIERIWGRADDQLRIGDGQVFLSQIEQVLLETEGVQPNYQVVATSDLAAQESPWVLKAQLVEEVLRSRARTEAVEAKVTEELQQRFGLKMRVTGVRASHLPCSEGKAKRLIYE
- a CDS encoding choice-of-anchor D domain-containing protein; translated protein: MSRPVFLLLVPAFLTPIAASAAVFAPTTAAELQTALTTAAASAEDDVINLQAGTTYFTSDNGNATFTYNSSNNGSLTIAGAGPGSSILDGNVARQVLELISSGTTASFQISGLTIRNGRFGDVAGLEVQGVEGDQSLTDCVIVNNLEGGAAGGASMIASGASDQTVAGCSIQDNTGGNVGGIQLATNGNIQFNENLVIGNSISSGFGLMGGAIMTSHGVTTSIEAKSNEVRNNAGDVVNGIYLSASAGASMLLEGNTIADNQNLDATNTGGAQIQSIGNSDITVRSNVITGNSSDLANGCQIFNGGEGDILLEENTISNNVNSAGFVGGILITNVGSGNGATTLQNNTISGNSGSFATGIQIQNSENGILTLESNILANNVNDQADNGGAQIQQNGSGELRIVNNLVFGNSAAAQGGGFSIVSAAETLTLVNNTIVGNSVVANDGVGGGGVLLTPVAGMVAANIYNNILFGNSAAPANTGNDLLVDFVFPGIQLFNNDFSQACFGPPPANCDPTSVAGLSLGKNIGADPLFVNPEAGNFQLGPDSPALDTGDTEAPGLPDLDLAGNPRVFNGQVDMGAFEAQPLLTADPATLDFGFVSIGEEESQGLSLSNTGAMAVAISGFQLSDSANYELDLSAGENPCGSSSFSLNPGESCSLAVAFGPGAEGELNANLQVETDSAIPTVVQLIGSGQGGGGSGGCALGGGAALGRGLWFALLIPISAVALFFRRRR
- a CDS encoding MaoC family dehydratase gives rise to the protein MSLNIPYPQFKESAPGQAANLEKVKYPQYGRVLEDFKPGAVFCHPRGVTIYPAFAVEFATTFMETNPLYTNAEFAKAHGFRDLVVSPLMVMNVALSLGVQNDSEKAIANLGYYNVCFVKPVYPGDTLRSLTKVLDVKAKEGKPGIVTIRTIALNQKNELVLQYDRKIMVAAAGKESEPTTVAGQPFPEQAEPSVEIPAAAGAYPTNLTGVGSYFENFTVGDIIVHANGRTITDEHFPWTYRVMNTHPLHYDRLYSTARSGAMSGEPIVYGGLVFAWLAGLASRDTTENSLIDLGYTEGYHTQPAVSGDTVYAISRVLAKEEGPQGVQGGVVTFQLIGVKNIRPKEALEKFGADLFIKENNKKDLGKEKIPEKIFEIERRLLIKSRR
- a CDS encoding response regulator transcription factor, translated to METGKATVLLVDSQPIVRHGVAALINGSKHFKIAGEAGNSAQALESAARLQPRIVLIELLLDDVITVDLIPKILEKSPRSGILIFSNRNDAMFAHRAMRAGANGYLLKQEAPAQILTALRRVLEGKTYLSPQILKRMLYYYGEDKKAGSDDQFCKLSDRELQIFRLIGSGLNIRQIAEKLSLERKTIDTYCSRIKKKLDIETLSELTREAIRWSPEL
- a CDS encoding acyl-CoA dehydrogenase family protein, whose product is MMNTQNALSAAKNLLEHVTRHLAQKASEGKEISTAKLDTFQTTAYDLAWVASEVYAAEQILAYAAKSDGELEKSLAEYFTAETVAHFSEKVSFRFHEWGVDEKKLTETIWKPELTKEVEKVLATENVARIAQLIKKANGGGTYGLDENHQMFRETFKKFAEDKVMPLAEKVHRHDHLIPQEIIDGLKELGCFGLSIPQQFGGFQDDAKPDNTGMCVVTEELSRGSLGLAGSLITRPEILSKAILKGGTEEQKNKWLPLLASGERMAGVAVTEPDFGSDVAGMKVTAKPKESSGQKGWVINGVKTWCTFAGYADSLMVLCRTDPDMSKKHRGMSILIAEKPRFDGHEFKYDQPEHGGHIEGKAIPTIGYRGMHSYEVAFENYWVPYENLIGGEAGLGKGFYLQMEGFAGGRLQTAARALGVMQAAFEAALRYSDERKVFGKPIFEYGMTQWKLVRMAALIQAARQATYHACQLMDEHKGQMEASLVKFYASKISEWIAREALQIHGGYGYAEEYAVSRYYVDARVFSIFEGAEEVLALRVIAPALLKQYL